The proteins below are encoded in one region of Microvirga ossetica:
- a CDS encoding ABC transporter permease has protein sequence MIMYVLRRFGIALLTAIAAVTATFVMLRIAPGDPIAVLLGDMASDAEIAEARQAYGLDLPIWQQLVFYLGKAATLDFGQSIAQGTPVRELVLSHLPTTLLLATSTMLLVIALALPLGIYSALRKGRSADHATNAAALVALSLPEFWTGIVMILVFSRLLRWLPSGGAESAWALIMPTVTLALPLIAVNLRLMSTETINVLRAPYITMARARGLPQGSILRRHVFRNALIPVVTVGGIQLGHLLGGAVIVETVFNWPGVGQLLIRSIGIRDYPVVQGCLILMTFSVIITNMLVDFAYRLIDPRFRRS, from the coding sequence ATGATCATGTATGTTCTGAGACGGTTTGGGATTGCCCTTCTCACGGCCATAGCTGCCGTTACTGCTACCTTTGTGATGCTCCGGATCGCGCCGGGCGATCCGATTGCGGTCCTTCTTGGTGACATGGCCAGTGACGCAGAGATTGCTGAAGCGCGTCAGGCCTATGGGCTAGACCTCCCGATTTGGCAGCAGCTTGTATTCTACCTCGGCAAGGCTGCCACGCTCGACTTTGGGCAATCAATTGCACAAGGCACTCCTGTTAGAGAACTTGTGCTGTCCCATCTACCCACGACATTGCTTTTAGCCACATCCACGATGCTTCTCGTGATCGCCTTAGCGTTGCCGCTCGGCATTTACTCGGCGCTTCGCAAAGGGCGATCAGCAGATCACGCGACGAACGCGGCCGCACTGGTTGCGCTATCATTGCCGGAGTTCTGGACAGGCATCGTGATGATCCTTGTTTTCTCGCGCCTGCTCCGGTGGCTTCCCAGTGGTGGTGCAGAAAGCGCTTGGGCGCTCATCATGCCGACCGTAACGCTTGCGTTGCCGCTCATTGCCGTGAACCTGCGGCTCATGTCGACTGAAACGATCAATGTTCTACGGGCACCCTACATCACGATGGCTCGTGCTCGTGGGCTGCCGCAGGGATCCATCCTGCGCCGACACGTCTTCCGCAACGCGTTGATTCCGGTAGTGACGGTTGGCGGCATCCAACTCGGCCATCTTCTCGGTGGCGCAGTGATCGTAGAAACAGTGTTTAATTGGCCTGGCGTGGGACAACTGTTGATCAGGTCGATCGGAATTCGCGACTACCCTGTGGTACAGGGCTGTCTGATCCTCATGACATTTTCAGTCATCATCACCAATATGCTCGTCGACTTCGCTTATCGGCTGATCGACCCGCGCTTTCGGAGAAGCTGA
- a CDS encoding ABC transporter ATP-binding protein: MADQLLAIDGLEITFRVPDATGQSRRLVKAVRGVSLQVARGETLGIVGESGSGKSTVARTIVGLNQPTVGTIRVDGNELSAARGSAARAGVQMVFQDHASTLNPFQTVARILDDVMRIAHPNLSSAERRMKAEHLIQRIGLDVSALERRPNSFSGGQRQRISIARALSAEPRLLICDEPTSALDVSVQAQILDLLASLKRDGLTMLFISHNLAVVRQVADRIAVMYAGLVVEEGPAVQLIEAPSNPYTRALVDAAPLLTKRGSLLTRSRDLRFKGDISAAVQGCPYANRCPRAGVACSTLPPLSEVKGDWSSRCHYPILEADSENQPRLKHVVEVEGRS, translated from the coding sequence TTGGCTGATCAACTTCTGGCTATCGATGGCTTGGAAATCACCTTTCGGGTCCCTGATGCAACCGGACAGTCGCGGCGACTCGTGAAAGCCGTACGCGGTGTTTCGCTGCAGGTAGCGCGTGGTGAGACCCTCGGGATTGTTGGTGAGTCGGGAAGCGGGAAATCCACAGTAGCACGTACAATCGTCGGACTGAACCAACCGACGGTGGGCACAATTAGAGTCGATGGTAATGAACTATCCGCCGCCCGGGGATCGGCTGCACGGGCAGGCGTGCAGATGGTCTTCCAGGATCATGCGTCAACGCTCAACCCATTCCAGACCGTTGCGCGGATTCTAGACGATGTGATGCGCATTGCGCACCCTAACCTGTCCAGCGCGGAGCGTCGGATGAAGGCTGAGCATCTCATTCAGCGGATTGGATTAGATGTTTCGGCACTTGAGAGACGACCAAACAGTTTTTCAGGCGGACAGAGACAGCGGATTTCAATTGCTCGCGCCCTCAGTGCGGAGCCTCGGCTGTTAATCTGTGATGAGCCAACCTCAGCGTTGGACGTCTCAGTACAGGCGCAAATCCTCGATCTGCTGGCGTCGCTCAAGCGAGACGGACTTACGATGCTGTTCATCTCCCATAATCTTGCAGTCGTGCGGCAGGTGGCCGACCGAATTGCAGTGATGTATGCTGGTTTAGTTGTCGAGGAGGGACCCGCAGTTCAACTCATTGAGGCGCCCTCTAACCCTTATACACGTGCATTGGTCGACGCGGCTCCACTTCTGACAAAGCGCGGAAGTTTGCTTACACGAAGCAGGGATCTGCGGTTCAAGGGAGACATCTCGGCTGCCGTACAAGGCTGCCCTTATGCGAATCGATGCCCTCGGGCGGGCGTCGCATGCTCGACGCTGCCGCCACTATCGGAGGTCAAAGGCGACTGGTCTTCACGATGCCACTATCCGATTCTGGAGGCGGATTCTGAAAATCAGCCCCGCTTGAAGCACGTCGTAGAGGTAGAGGGCAGATCATGA
- a CDS encoding ABC transporter ATP-binding protein, with protein sequence MTLNDMMETKPLAKEPAIDVAGLTITARKEDGGSVPLVKDISFACRAGEVTALIGESGSGKSLTAAALLGVLDAAVYDVCTQDLAIARYRATTYDAEALSPIRGRKVGYIVQDPGSALDPTMKIGDQLAELFMIHRGMNHSAARVEVNRLLDLVRIPNAAARYDDYPHAFSGGMKQRVIIAGAVALSPEVLIADEPTTALDVTVQAEILALIDDLRTTYGMSVLLITHDLGVVYQVADHVIVMYAGRIVEKGPVETICTTPAHPYTAGLLASVPDLSRSGAAIAAIPGNPPKPGQDQGCAFSPRCVRAQAVCTTDRPHLLQRAQSIAACHFPVTSGGHLG encoded by the coding sequence ATGACCCTCAACGATATGATGGAAACCAAACCATTAGCGAAGGAGCCTGCCATTGACGTGGCAGGCCTCACTATCACGGCTCGAAAAGAAGACGGTGGGTCGGTGCCTTTGGTGAAAGATATCTCGTTTGCCTGCCGGGCTGGCGAGGTTACCGCACTCATCGGTGAGTCTGGGAGCGGAAAGAGCCTGACAGCAGCGGCGCTACTGGGCGTGCTCGACGCGGCAGTCTATGACGTCTGTACTCAGGATTTAGCAATAGCAAGGTACCGGGCAACCACATACGATGCCGAAGCACTATCGCCCATACGCGGGCGCAAAGTTGGTTATATCGTCCAAGATCCAGGCTCGGCGCTGGATCCGACGATGAAGATTGGTGATCAACTCGCAGAACTGTTCATGATTCATAGGGGCATGAACCACTCCGCCGCGCGGGTCGAAGTCAATCGATTGCTGGATCTCGTTCGAATCCCAAATGCGGCCGCACGCTATGATGACTACCCGCATGCGTTCTCAGGGGGAATGAAGCAGCGAGTCATAATAGCTGGGGCAGTCGCACTATCGCCTGAGGTTTTGATCGCTGATGAACCGACCACTGCGTTGGATGTGACAGTTCAAGCGGAAATCCTTGCCCTTATTGACGACCTGCGCACGACGTATGGCATGAGCGTGCTGCTGATTACTCATGATCTTGGGGTCGTGTACCAGGTTGCTGACCACGTCATTGTGATGTACGCAGGGCGAATTGTGGAGAAGGGCCCGGTCGAAACAATCTGCACGACGCCGGCGCATCCCTATACAGCCGGACTTCTGGCGTCGGTTCCCGACTTATCACGTTCCGGAGCAGCAATTGCGGCTATTCCTGGCAATCCGCCCAAACCTGGGCAAGATCAGGGATGTGCCTTCAGCCCTCGCTGCGTCCGAGCTCAAGCAGTTTGCACGACGGATAGGCCGCATCTGCTGCAACGCGCCCAATCGATTGCTGCATGCCACTTTCCTGTCACCTCAGGAGGTCACCTTGGCTGA